The genomic segment ATTGAATTGGTTAGAATCAGGTTTACATTAGGGTTGGTGTTGCGGTTCAGTTTTTACTTGTAATGTTTTAGGTTAGGGGCTAGGtgatgcattatgtcaatgatgTCCTCACAGCTGTAGaaatacaagtgtgtgtttatgtgtgtcagagagagagaaatagtgcgtgcgtgtgtgcgcgttgACTAATTCCTTCCCTCCGTTTTCCCAACAGCTACCATGAGGTCCAGAAATTCCACACTCAGGTCCTGAGAGTGAAGGACCGAGACGACTTCCCCATTGTGCTGGTTGGAAACAAGGCCGACCTGGAACAGCAGAGAGTGGTGAGTCACACGCTCgtacatctctgtgtgtgtccgtcggCTGCTCTTGGAACGTAGCGGAGTTCAGGGACAGATGATAGACCACAACCAAGTGATGTACAGGTGGAAGCTCGGAGGATCTTACTGGAGGACAGACCTGGAAATCCTTTGTCGTTTTGTTCTGCAGATCTCCAGGGAGGACGCTCAGGCTTTTGCCAGCGACAACGGCATCCACTATATGGAGTCTTCCGCCAAGAATCGCTACAACGTGGATGAGTCCTTTTTGGAATTGGTTAAAATCATCAGGTACAATCCTTGTAAATATCTACTGTCCTTTAGTccacttaaagccccagtgtgtcatttttttgtaattttctggccaCACACTGAGAAATGATGATACTTTTTCTATGATACACATTTCAGTTTACTATGTCCCCTCCAGTGGGCAATGCTCAAATTAGTTCATTGTCAGTACCAAGAATCTCTGCATGAATCAATGTTTGGATTCTCAACAGTGGATCAAGTGACGTGCAGAGGGAGGCACCACAGCCCCTGCAGCCAGCGACAAAGGTTGAGAAAGATTCATTCTTCATTctcactctctgtttctcctcttcttcatctgcagGAGGTTCCAGGAGATGGAGAGTACTCCTCCTGCAGCGCACCACACGGGAAAACAGAAGAGTGGGGGCTGTCCCTGTGTCCTCCTCTAAGCTCCTCCTCTAAGCCTGTCCctctcacgtgtgtgtgtgtgtgtgtgtgtgtgtgtgtgtgtgtgaaaggagaGGGGAGATAACAAGGTGCAGCGTTATCTTTCCTCTCATTTGCACCTTTGCCAAAAGCAACTTTTGAATGAGTGTGCTCTATTATTTTTCATGAGAGGATCCTGTGTCATGAGCAGCAGCGTGAGTCTGGTGAGACACAGGAAGTCAGCACCGCGGTCGGCTCTGTACCTGTGACACGCCAGTCATAACGAGTTTACGGCACAGAGTCGGTGCGTACAAAGAGAAACATCAGGGCGTCGGCAGGTGTTGTAGAAATGACCAAACTGCTGTGTCCTGCAGGTACAGATGTCAGCAGGGACATCACGAGCACAAAATCTCACCGCACACACCAAGAGTTTATATCCAATACTCTGTCtctagtgtaaaaaaaaaatgtcttaacatTTCAGCTTGCTCAGGAATTGAATAGAagagtctttattgtcattgtacacgTACAACGAAATCGGACGCAGACCTATCGGTGCAAAAACAGTTCAATAGATATAAAAGAGCCAGtcactataaaaaatatattaaaggaGACACAACATACCACACATACAAGACAGCCACTGCACGATACATCCATAAATTGCATATTCAAGAAGTGTTGAGTGCAGTCATGGCTTTTGGATAAAAAGTGTTTCTTAACGGTGTTTTTAATAGTCCTGAAGTGCGGGGAGCTGCAGAGAAGCACAGCAGGGCTGCCTTTTCTCAGACCGGACCCTCCCCACTCcatcattcaattcaattctattaGTATAGCGCCGAATCAcgacatacattatctcaaggcactttacatagtgaggtcgatgttacaatattacagggaaaacccaacagaccccacaatgagcagcacaaactcagttgtgggcggttATCTGTCtggaccggttggggtgaggagagagatggggaagagaggagaggtgggagggaagaggggaggggagagacggtaggagagaagagagagagggaggacagtcGTACAACCggcgctttaatctctaccggactgatacttataattacaaaaataatactgacacttacaGATGCAATGATGTGGTTGTTATGTCATCCAACTGTTTGCAGTTGGATGGAGCAGCCTTCTTGAAGGTAGAGGGCAGACAGCGACAAGCTTCGTCGTgtacctccctctctccgacAGGAACAGGAACTGTCCCGACGTTCAGTAACAATAACGACTTCAGAATGAAGCCCACTCCCACGCTTTTAGGTGgcgtttttcattttttttaactctgatATTGCAACAATCCCAGTCAATACACACACTTGACAACCAAATGAGCATGAAACCATTTCGGACGCATTTGTCCTTTACCGTCTGTTTGTCAATATGACATGTTCATCTGTAGGGGGTGGCCTGCGTCTGCCGTTCGTTGCCTCCTCCCCCATTTGTCCACGCGTCCCCTCAACAACGCAGACTGTTGAGAacatcctcctccagctggatgaggaggaaagagggtcCATGTGAGCGCCGCGTTATTTGTTCTGGTGATGGGTTGACATGCGTCCTGGTTCCgacgtcttttcttttccctgtgttttttaCTCGTCTCAAAGAGACGTGTGCATTTGCGATGTTTCTTTCGGCGACCACGGAGGCAACGCAGCCTGTACAGTGCTTCACGCTGAAGTTCATCATTGGCCTTGAGTACAGCCGTTTAACAGAATGATAACTGACGTGTCTTTAAAGAGGTCACACAATGACAGCCAAGCCGTCTTCGTCCACCAATGAGGGCGGTCATGTGAGATCCAAAGCTCAGTGTGTCGCGGGTCACACGCCATCGTGAcatcttcttctctgctctttaTTTGCACAAATAGATGAAATCAAGAGGATGCACACCGAGAGAAAAGTCTTTATCAAGTGCACTTGAACAAGAAAGCGTGTAGTACTTTCCCATTTGTAATGCTTAGGACAGTTTgatttcacttttacttttttactttaataatAATGCACATGTATACCTTTCAAcctgaaatacatttcatcagtttaatatttaataaaagccaaataaatcattcaaaccTTGgtctgaatctttttttttttttccctctttgcatCTTTAATGTCTTTTTCAAATAGTTGTCGCTGATCCTGAATCCTCCTGTTGTGTCAGAAAATGTCTCTAACAAATTCCCTCTTTTAACAACTAACAGTTGCAGTCAAAACAGTTCATTTCTTGATAACGTCAGGTACATTCACATCATCGGAACAGTCTTTACATCTGTGAAGTTACAACGTCCAtcaccacaaactgcagcctcggAGATGAATAGAGAGTGTTGTAGtgctcccaacacacacacacacacacacacacacacacacacacacacacacacacacacacacaccccgtgaGCAGTGAGTAGGCAGAGAGAGCTTGTTCCTCCCTCCAGCTGGTATGCTGTCCAACAGGTTTGTGACTAGACGTTTCTCTCTGAGAAAGCAGCACAACACTTTTGTGTCCTGACGGTCTCGTCACACACCTCGGTTGTCTGTTGGGAGTCACGGCGGACGCCTTCATGTTTCTGAGCACATAGCCTGTTGACCTCCCGGAAACCGTGGACAGGCCGAGCGGACTGGGGTGCTGGACAGGTGAGTGTCAGGGGGCTCTCCTTCAGGCTGCTGGTTTTACTGCTCACAGGACCCTCGTGTTGCATTCCGTGGTCCTCTGACCCCCTGACCTTTTCTCTCACACCACCGTCCGATGGACAATATTCACTTTTACTCTCCCACAGAGgctcttccttgtttttctctttcctcgtAGCTGGTTGCTTCGATGACAGCCATGTCGGCCGCCTGGATCCCTGTGCTgtccctgctgcagctggcCCACTGTGCTGTCACCTCCAGGCACGCTCGAGGTACAGTCGACCACACCTCCGCTCTCACAGCTGAACAGAGCTCTCGTCTTTGTGTACGCTTGTATGCCTCTTTTCGTTCACACCTGGCATCACCCCGTGGCGTCAGACGCGTGCCTCACATTCATGAAATCTGATCATAGGACTCGAGAAGGAAAGGTGACCAGCAGGTCCTCTGTTGAAGCTGGAACACAGATGTAGCACGTCCCAAAAAGCCTTTCTCATAGCGACCGTCACAGGACGCAGTTCTTCCACCAACTCTCCATCCTCTGTGTGGTTGTTCGTGTACTCATCTCCTTACTTTCAGgatgaaaaatagaaataagttgttctccctctctttgtgtcaCACTAAAAGagtaaaagacaaagacaatcTTTGTCTTTGGACTCATTTCAATCAGCGTGGTCctttcaaaacagaaacacctTTATTCCACCTTTTCTCTACTCTGGAAACAACTTCCAAATCGTACTCGTCCCATAACCCTTGAGATGATATATTTATTATACGTTTACCTCTCAATATTCTCAGTCAGTCCGACTGTAGCACTCAGCCCAAGTCCATCAGTCCCAACTGGGATTTCTTTGAAACGACTGTAGATTCagtttttaataatcttttaaCATGTCCTCACACAGCTGGACTCATACGCCGAACAGGCGGAAATAGTGCATTTGTTTGGGAGTATTTTTTAGCTGTGGAGGAAGTTGGGGATTAAGTCAAGTACAGACTTACATCGATTTTATCCTCAAACAACAGTCCTGGGGGTTGTATGAACTCTGCGAGTGTCCCCCAGCAGAGCCCGTGTTGCTGGACGAGCAGTCGGCCGCCTCCTTCCTGTCCCGCTCGCTGCTCTACAACAACTGGGACTTTGAGCTGCTGGTGTCTGGCAACCTGGAGAGGGAGTGTTGGGAAGAGCTGTGCAACAAGGAGGAGGTCCGAGAGGTGTACGAGGACGACGCTCAAACGGTGATGTCTCTCTTCTGCAGGCGCACGTCCGACGTAGAACCCGACGGTCCATTTCACACGGATATCATGTCATATCATAgcacttttcttgtcttatgGAACACTCAGTGCACGTTACGGTACAAGACACATCCACCCATTTACGACTGTCAGAGCACCTGGGGGTCGAACCGCCGACCCtctggttggtggacgaccgcCTCTACCTCCTCGGCCGCAGCCCTAAGGCGCGAGCTTCAGAAGTattcaaaaacaatgtttactCAACGAGAAGGGAGTTATAATTTAAGGggattatttcatttcaaaactgcaAAGGTGTGTACgagtttttctgtttctgtctgttgtgtgaCATTGTGGACCAGCTTGAATGAAGAACTTCACGCATGTCCATAGTGTTCtatgtttcttcttttcaaaagaaactgcatgattaaattttcttttctttttcattttaggCAAAGTTCTGGGCAGAATACGTCAACAGTCATGGTAATGCTCAAAGAATTAATATCATCCATGAATGGCTCGTTTAGAACAATATATTCTATATCGTTCATAATCATGTTTTTAGCATCTCAGAAATATTTCAAAACCACGATCTATTTCCGGAGACTTTCCGATATGACACGATCTCATTACATTTGTCTGTTGAAACAGCTTTTGTATCTGCCTCAGCCATATATCTATTGAGCAACTCCAAAGTGTTCTTCTAATAGCCACAACCCAGAGACGTGGTCGCATCACTGCTGTTTCAGCCTCTTCACACTGGCTCCCAATCTGTTTGCGGACTGGTTTTAAGATTTGACTGGTTTACTTTAAGGCTCCTTGTGGCCCGAAAGCTCTGGAATCATCTGAATTTTTGAACTATTCCATTTAATTCTGATGATTTCATGACTCATCTGTTGAATCTGCTTGGTTATCGGTCCACTGACCAATCACTGAGTGAAGTTAGTGTATCTTTGGTCATTTAGAAAATCCCcaaaatgtactgtactgtactagaTGTAGTGATAAGTGACTGGCTGGTAGGAAAACAATTTAAGAAGCggacttttgtttgttttattgtttattgttgttttatgatGTCTGTGTTTGAAGAGCATACTACCGGATTGGACGTGTCGGGCCTGGGGGCCGGGGTCATAGCTGTCTTGGTGTGTGCCGTCATTGCCACTGTGCTGGGAATCTACTGCTACAAAGCCAAGAACAAAGATGGGCGGACGCCGGCCCAGTAAGTTCACCCACAAGTGGAACGTTATTCATCATCGAATGATATATTCGACCTTATTCTACCTTTTACTGTCGAAGTGGTATCGTAAGAAAACAGTCAGTGAACAACGGGACAATCCGCACCAGTTCATACCTCTTACTGTAGACAACTGAAGCCATAGTGTTGTCCCTCCGTTATAAGCCACTTTGGCCATACGTGTCAAatcagtaaagtaaagtaaattcataatttttacatttaagaCTTTATTGATTCTGTTGCTGAAATGAGAAGTTGTCATATCCTCAGTTAAGAAACATGCCACATTCTTCTATCCGATGAAATCCTCTATATTCAAAGTGATTCATCCGTTCAATATCACATTTCTTAAATTGCCtgagaaacaaacatttcaccTTTACAAAAAGCTTCTGTGCAGCTACTGGTTTTACTGGTTACATGACCATCGTTTTGCATTCCGTGCTCCTCTGAGAGTCTGATGAATCGTGATGTCTGACCCCCTGACCTTTTCTCTCACGCCACCGTCTGATAGACAATATTCACTTTTACACTCCACAATCTGTCCACATCCCCAAACACCCATGTTCACGTTAGACTGGATTTGCTCAACATGAACAACTGTATTGGTTCGTTGAAttcttctgctgtgtgtgctgcTCCAGAGCTCCAGTGAGGATGGCCGCCGACGGCCGCCCAGTCCCAGAGATGGTGCCACTTGCTGGGATCGCTGTTCCGGCTCTACCCAGCTACAATGAGGCTCTGAACCGCAGTGGTGTGCATGACGCTCCACCGCCACCTTATTCAGGGTAAGTGGAGACCTGAATCCAGGGCAGAAGAAAGATATGAGTGCGGAACTACATATGACGGAAGCGCCTGAATATTTGATTCCTTCCACTTGATCGTCATctgcacagcaaacacacatttttacacaacatgaTATAAATGGCTGTAGCCCCTTCCTTTAGAATAAGCGAATAAACCCAACTCACCAACATTTAACCAACCAGTGATGCGAGGCTGGCTCCTTCTGAACTTATGGATGGTCATTCAGGATACCAACACATAACgagaataaatatattcatatgaaacacaaaatcagATTCTCAAACTTTCTGTTGTTGAGGTTGATTTTGCATTTCTCAgctcatgttttcttttatcagGTGTGTGTTGGATTCTGTGCATTgtggttcatgtgtgtgtcttttctctcGGCTCTTGTGGTTTGCAGGAGTTCACACTGCCTTCTTTTTAGAATTCACAGCAAACTTTGCAGTAGCTTATCTCATCTTTAGCCGAGCTGTCTCTTTTTGAAGCCTCTTCCCAGGAAAGAAAGCACAGATTGTTGGACGCTCATGCACTAACTAagaacacttcctgtctttgacCACAGGGGGGCGCCATCAGAGCAGGCTGATCCCGGAGACGATGAATGAGAGGGGTTGACGGAGGCACAGCCTCTTCTTCTCGGTGATGGGAACTCGTGGTTTAAcacgtttatatatatatatatatatatatatatatatatatatatatatatgtgatgaagtattacagtacagtagtgAGATATTACAGGATGAAATATTTGCTGCTCACTAGTCTGTCTCTACAGATGCGAAGAGGGCGGGGCTAGTGTTTGTGCTTTTACCTCACACCCAACTGCGTTACGTTTGCGGGGtataaggaagaaaaaaaaatacaattcatagAGAATGATGGTTTCATACAATAAATcacgttaaaaaaacaacctggcTCCAGTTATTTGATTCACCCACTGTAACTTCTCAGACCAGTATAGTGTAAGTGCGTGATGTGTGTAggatgtgcgcacacacaacactccTAACATGCTGCAACCGCTGCATTGcaacgtgcgtgtgtgcgtgtgcgtgctgtTATCACACTTGCAATAATGCAGCAGTGGCTGAGTTGCCAGGCCACCTCTTTCTTTCTACTGTCTTCCATGCATgacaaatgtgcatgtgtgtgtgtgagtaagtgcgtgagagagaaggagggagaaggaggcgAGGACGGAGAGGATAAACGCCAGCCCAGTCATTCCTCTTAAAAAATGGCGTCTTTGCGCAAATGAGCGCAAATAGCGTCAGAGCGGAGGGAGTGCGCAGCGGTGGCGCGGCGGTTGGAGCCCGGGCCCTCTGCGGGTCCCTGTCCGGGTCCCTGTTCCGGTCCCTCTCCAGGTCCCTGTCCGGGTCTGTCGCCGCTGAGGACCGCGCAGCATCTGTTCCACAGCCCCGTCCGCTCCACAACGGAGACAATAGACAGTGAAATATATgtcgaggagaggagggaggaggaggtgctcCTGGCtgctgtgacccccccccccaacacacacacacacacacacacacacacacacacaccccgttcCTCCCAGTCTTCAGGCTCGTCAAGGCGGAGGAATAAAACAGAAGCGAGTGagcgagagaagaaaacacattcctccctcccctccccccttaGCTACCCGGCCACCTCCAGTCAGCCCTTTCTCTCATGGAGAGGAACTACCCCGCGGCAGGCTTCGGAGACCTGGGGCCCGGGACGGGATGGACGTACGACAGATCGGGCAAGGCGAGGTAAGCTCCTGCGGCCACATCCTCCGGCGGCTGCACCGCGGTGCTGgaggggggcggcggggggacagggggggggggggggggggggggggggggggacagggtCTCTAACAATGCCGCGTTCAGCCGGGCTGCAGGGTGCTGCCCTCCTGGCCACCGGTGCCAGGTAGAGCCCGCCGTATTGTCAGTGTGGTGGTgagggatggatgggggggggggggggtcctctgaAATGCGTGGAATGCGATGGAAGGTTAACAGTGATACCGAGGCGGAGGACCGGGGGGACACGGAGGGGGATGGGTTGCAAGAATCCGAGTCGGTTATttccaaaaatgacaaatgacaccTGGGTGCCCGCGCGTCATCGTCCCCGGAGCCCGCTGCAGATGTGACGGGGGACAGTCGCGGAATGCTCCGGTACTCGCTGtctggacggggggggggggggaccgacCGACCCTGCACGAGACAAACACGAGAAAACACTACGGACCGGCGCAGCTCTCTTTACGCGCAGCTGTTCGGCGCAGCGGGTGAGACGAGGTGAGCGGCCGCAGACCCGCACGAGAGAACCCGCGGCGGGCGCGGGGAGCGAGGGCTGTCACACGCGGGCTTCCCCTGCGCATGACGTGGGCTTTAGGTTTCCTTCTCCCGGGCTCCGCCACAGAAGGAAGCTAACAGGCTACTTCCGGCCCCGAGCTCCCGGCCTGTCCTCCGGTGTGCTCAGGTGGGGGAACCTTTCCCTCAGCGTGCCCGGTGTCGTGCGTCGGGACGGCGAGCGGCCTCGAGCCGCGCCACTGTTAACTAGCTCGTATTAGTTTCTCTACAGGTCAGCGGTCGCCTTGACAACCACGTCAGCCATCTCTGGGAGCTTGGTCCTCCAGTCCGTCCTGGGCTCACCTGTCCATCCacagctcacctgtctgtcctggGTTCACCTGTCAGGTTCACCTGTCCGTCCTGGACTCACCTGTCCGTCCTGGGTTCAGCTGTCCGTCCTGGGCTCACCTGTCCGTCCTGGGCTCACCTGTCCGGTTCACCTGTCCGTCCTGGAATCACCTGTCCGTCCTGGGCTCACCTGTCCGTCCTGGGTTCATTCGTCCGGTTCACCTGTCCGTCCTGGGCTCACCTGTCCGTCCTGGGTTCATTCGTCCGGTTCACCTGTCCGTCCTGGACTCACCTGTCCGTCCTGGGTTCATTCGTCCGGTTCACCTGTCCATCCTGGGTTCAGCTGTCCGTCCTGGGCTCACCTGTCCGTCCTGGGTTCATTCGTCCGGTTCACCTGTCCGTCCTGGGCTCACCGTCCTGGGTTCACCTGTCTGGTTCACCTGTCCGTCCTGGGCTCACCTGTCCGTCCTGGGTTCATTCGTCCGGTTCACCTGTCCGTCCTGGGCTCACCGTCCTGGGTTCACCTGTCTGGTTCACCTGTCCGTTCAGACAGCCGCTCAGAGGCCGAACGCCTTCCCAATGTGCAGCTGGAGTTGGACTGACTTTTGCAGTTTGTCCATTAATGCAGATTATCAGCACGTGGTCACTGTGTGAACCATGTTCTGTTTCCGCTGTCTGGACATGAGGATACTGAATATGGTTCTAGAGCTTGATGAAGACAACCTCGAAGCAGTAAACACAGAAGGCTGGTGCCGACAGAATGATGTTATACTTGACAAAAGTTTCAAGTGGCTTAGGAGGGAACGACAGGAGGAGAGTAAGGATTTTCATGGACGATTCTAGGATCAGAGCTTTAGGGGTAATGTGCacccaatgtaaaaaaaagattttcaaacaATTTTGGACTATCAAGATACACATACAGACGGTAACACCTTGCGTGTAATATCAGTGTCTCCCATTCAGTTTTGAGAGGCTATGGGGGGTGGACATCAGACCCTTTAGTGGGGTCCGgggcatgcccccccccccccacacaagaaaaaaatttacattttaaagttaaatccatcaatctggtgaactttgatagcaatttgGCTTTGGGGCACTTCGTATGTAGCACCCCTAAAAATCAGGCTAAACACGCCCCTGATAAGATTCCTGACCCAACATTAAATCCAAGTTTGTCTTTCTCATTTAATCACATACATGTTTATTCTCCCAAGCTCTCTATATATTGTGTGCCAGTCCTCCCTATTAGTATGCATAAAGTCCCTATACATCTTTGAGCT from the Scophthalmus maximus strain ysfricsl-2021 chromosome 17, ASM2237912v1, whole genome shotgun sequence genome contains:
- the prrg2 gene encoding transmembrane gamma-carboxyglutamic acid protein 2 isoform X1, with product MTAMSAAWIPVLSLLQLAHCAVTSRHARAEPVLLDEQSAASFLSRSLLYNNWDFELLVSGNLERECWEELCNKEEVREVYEDDAQTAKFWAEYVNSHEHTTGLDVSGLGAGVIAVLVCAVIATVLGIYCYKAKNKDGRTPAQAPVRMAADGRPVPEMVPLAGIAVPALPSYNEALNRSGVHDAPPPPYSGGAPSEQADPGDDE
- the rras gene encoding ras-related protein R-Ras, encoding MSAEEERFKLVVVGGGGVGKSALTIQFIQSYFVSDYDPTIEDSYTKICTVDGKETRLDILDTAGQEEFGAMREQYMRSGEGFLLVFALNDRGSYHEVQKFHTQVLRVKDRDDFPIVLVGNKADLEQQRVISREDAQAFASDNGIHYMESSAKNRYNVDESFLELVKIIRRFQEMESTPPAAHHTGKQKSGGCPCVLL
- the prrg2 gene encoding transmembrane gamma-carboxyglutamic acid protein 2 isoform X2, coding for MTAMSAAWIPVLSLLQLAHCAVTSRHAREPVLLDEQSAASFLSRSLLYNNWDFELLVSGNLERECWEELCNKEEVREVYEDDAQTAKFWAEYVNSHEHTTGLDVSGLGAGVIAVLVCAVIATVLGIYCYKAKNKDGRTPAQAPVRMAADGRPVPEMVPLAGIAVPALPSYNEALNRSGVHDAPPPPYSGGAPSEQADPGDDE